From a region of the Qipengyuania spongiae genome:
- a CDS encoding TonB-dependent siderophore receptor codes for MIDSVSKTAIIIALAAGAPPLLAQEVAEQSENDTIVVNGYFETVTAGTKTDTPLIEVPQPISVITDDTFTDQGALNIAETLRYVAGVQSSSYGLDSRVDSQFVRGISPVQYRDGMRELFGFYNSITADPYAFSRVELVRGPASVLFGQGSIGGLLNLVSKTPEFQAGGEIALRYGSFDRKEVLADFTGPLSDTLAVRLTGRVRDADTQTDFVPDDRVLIAPSITWQPTMDTTLTLIGNYQEDDGGSVQQFLPVGSVLPDDDAESTRNIEANPNGRLPYSTFLGEPGDPYDGRILSGTALLNHRFNDTVRVQARTRYIDSDINSVVRYPNSYTNPFNPFLDDDRRLITRYTAADRGGIDVFSADGGVGLDFNTGSAIRHELLVGVDYLWNETNRRSSFTQDTIDLYADRISNGFEPAPLGALSTASQSQIGIYAQDQISFAERVHLVIGGRQDWVDDTSTAGIEQDTDAFTWRAGIIGELAFDIHPFFSYTESFLPVAGFDRAGQGYRPQRGTQYEIGAKWRPDRNTLVTVTGYDITEQNRLINDPTDPTNRIQAGELQSRGIEFEAQRILPGNFTVLANYSYNEAELTEASAQFQIGEQLENVPRHNASLWLSKRIAMDDWALTLGGGARYAGENFSRNALNVVRTPDVTTFDAYAEVTYGKTSIAVNANNLTDERYPAACLARGDCFLGAQRNVFVTLTQGF; via the coding sequence GTGATCGACTCCGTATCGAAGACCGCCATCATCATTGCTCTCGCCGCTGGCGCTCCGCCGCTTCTTGCCCAGGAGGTCGCCGAGCAATCCGAGAACGACACCATCGTCGTCAACGGATATTTCGAGACAGTCACGGCGGGTACGAAAACCGACACGCCGCTGATCGAAGTTCCGCAGCCGATCAGCGTGATCACGGACGACACTTTTACCGACCAGGGTGCGCTCAATATCGCTGAGACGCTGCGGTATGTTGCAGGCGTCCAATCCTCCTCCTACGGGCTCGACAGCCGGGTGGACTCGCAATTCGTCCGGGGAATCTCTCCCGTCCAGTATCGCGACGGGATGCGCGAGTTGTTCGGTTTCTATAATTCCATCACGGCCGACCCCTACGCCTTTTCCCGCGTGGAACTGGTCCGCGGTCCGGCCTCGGTCCTGTTCGGACAGGGCAGCATCGGCGGGCTTCTGAACCTCGTTTCCAAGACACCCGAGTTCCAGGCGGGGGGAGAGATCGCGCTGCGCTACGGCTCGTTCGACCGCAAGGAAGTGCTTGCCGACTTCACCGGTCCGCTGTCCGACACGTTGGCCGTCCGTCTGACCGGACGCGTGCGCGACGCCGATACGCAAACGGATTTCGTGCCCGACGACCGCGTCCTCATCGCGCCCTCGATCACCTGGCAGCCGACGATGGACACCACGTTGACGCTGATCGGCAATTATCAGGAGGACGACGGCGGTTCGGTGCAGCAATTCCTGCCCGTCGGCAGCGTCCTTCCCGACGACGACGCGGAAAGCACCCGCAATATCGAGGCCAATCCCAACGGCCGCTTGCCCTACTCAACCTTCCTCGGCGAACCGGGCGATCCCTATGACGGTCGCATCCTGTCGGGCACCGCGCTGTTGAACCATCGCTTCAACGACACTGTCCGGGTCCAGGCCCGCACCCGCTACATCGACAGCGACATCAATTCGGTCGTTCGCTATCCAAACAGCTACACCAACCCGTTCAATCCCTTCCTCGACGATGATCGGCGCCTGATTACGCGCTACACCGCGGCGGACCGTGGCGGGATCGACGTGTTCAGCGCCGATGGCGGAGTCGGTCTCGACTTCAATACGGGTTCGGCCATCCGCCACGAGTTGCTGGTGGGTGTCGACTATCTCTGGAACGAGACCAATCGCCGCAGCAGTTTCACGCAGGACACGATCGACCTCTACGCCGACCGGATCAGCAATGGGTTCGAACCTGCCCCGCTGGGCGCGCTTTCGACCGCTTCGCAATCCCAGATCGGTATCTACGCGCAGGACCAGATCTCGTTTGCCGAGCGGGTGCATCTTGTAATCGGTGGCCGGCAGGACTGGGTCGATGACACGAGCACCGCCGGTATCGAACAGGACACCGACGCCTTCACCTGGCGAGCCGGCATCATCGGCGAACTCGCTTTCGATATCCATCCCTTCTTCAGCTACACCGAAAGTTTCCTTCCGGTCGCCGGGTTCGATCGGGCGGGCCAGGGTTACCGTCCGCAACGCGGGACCCAGTACGAGATCGGCGCGAAGTGGCGGCCCGATCGCAACACGTTGGTCACCGTCACCGGCTACGACATCACCGAGCAGAACCGCCTGATCAACGATCCGACGGACCCGACCAATCGCATCCAGGCGGGCGAGCTCCAGTCGCGCGGCATCGAGTTCGAGGCCCAGCGCATCCTGCCCGGCAATTTCACCGTCCTTGCCAATTACAGCTACAACGAAGCCGAACTGACCGAAGCGAGCGCACAGTTCCAGATCGGCGAGCAGCTCGAGAACGTGCCCAGGCACAATGCCTCGCTCTGGCTGTCCAAGCGGATCGCCATGGACGACTGGGCACTAACCCTGGGCGGCGGCGCGCGTTATGCCGGGGAGAACTTCTCTCGCAACGCGCTCAACGTAGTGCGGACGCCGGACGTCACCACCTTCGACGCCTATGCCGAAGTCACCTATGGCAAGACCAGCATCGCGGTGAATGCTAACAACCTCACCGACGAGCGGTATCCCGCCGCCTGCCTGGCGCGCGGCGACTGCTTCCTCGGCGCCCAGCGCAATGTTTTCGTCACTTTGACGCAAGGGTTCTGA
- a CDS encoding PepSY-associated TM helix domain-containing protein, which produces MASTPAKSALSAHSAIGLVVGALLYIVCVTGTLSVFYPELQRLEQWNAPEMESISPDAVQRGVEEVLTRERGEGLPPTTHLYAHLPTDDLPRATLTTDTQAFHLDRSGSIAIPEEIAWSDFLVALHYKLSLPSFWGLTLVGALGAMMLALCFTGVIALPRIFRDAFRLNARAIKSTALADWHNRLSTWTLPFSLAIAFTGAAIGLGSVGAFSMAEAAYDGDLEAVYAPVFGAETKGHSETQRAPDVAAALRHVRTNYPDVAPTYAIVHDAFQPGQHVQIAAGHPRRLIFGEYYNFDADGRFIGTAGLADGALGQQAAASTYNLHFGNFGGLPVKLVYFVLGLAVSAVSATGIYIWFAKRRRKGHDEPVLKAAWNAVVWGCPAVLLATFLVRVTLGNAMPFPALFWIGLAIVVTGASVKAAGRFGGNRQGVAEPDYAA; this is translated from the coding sequence ATGGCCTCTACCCCCGCCAAATCCGCCCTTTCGGCCCATTCGGCGATCGGACTGGTCGTGGGCGCATTGCTTTACATCGTCTGCGTCACCGGAACGCTGTCGGTGTTCTACCCCGAATTGCAACGGCTCGAGCAATGGAACGCGCCCGAGATGGAAAGCATCTCGCCCGATGCGGTCCAGCGCGGGGTGGAGGAAGTGCTCACCCGCGAACGGGGGGAAGGACTGCCTCCGACCACCCATCTCTACGCGCATCTGCCGACCGACGACCTGCCCCGCGCGACACTAACCACGGATACGCAGGCATTTCATCTCGATCGGAGTGGCTCGATCGCTATTCCCGAGGAGATCGCCTGGTCGGACTTCCTCGTCGCCCTGCACTACAAGCTCAGCCTTCCCAGTTTCTGGGGGCTGACGCTGGTCGGCGCGCTGGGCGCCATGATGCTCGCGCTCTGTTTTACGGGGGTGATTGCCCTGCCGCGCATCTTCCGCGACGCTTTCCGGTTGAACGCAAGGGCGATCAAGAGCACGGCGCTGGCCGACTGGCACAACCGGCTGAGCACCTGGACCCTCCCCTTCTCGCTCGCCATCGCATTTACCGGGGCAGCGATCGGCCTTGGTTCGGTGGGCGCTTTCAGCATGGCGGAAGCGGCTTACGACGGAGATCTCGAGGCGGTCTACGCTCCGGTTTTCGGCGCCGAGACTAAGGGTCATTCGGAGACTCAGCGAGCACCCGATGTCGCGGCCGCGCTGCGTCATGTCCGCACGAACTATCCCGATGTCGCCCCGACCTACGCGATTGTGCACGACGCGTTCCAGCCGGGCCAGCATGTGCAGATCGCGGCCGGCCATCCGCGCCGACTGATCTTTGGCGAATACTATAATTTCGACGCAGACGGGCGCTTCATCGGAACCGCTGGCCTTGCCGATGGGGCACTGGGCCAGCAGGCGGCCGCATCGACCTACAATCTTCACTTCGGCAATTTCGGCGGATTGCCGGTAAAGCTGGTCTACTTCGTGCTGGGCCTGGCAGTAAGCGCGGTCAGCGCCACCGGCATCTACATCTGGTTCGCCAAGCGCCGTCGGAAGGGCCACGACGAACCAGTGCTGAAAGCGGCATGGAATGCGGTCGTGTGGGGCTGCCCCGCCGTTCTCTTAGCCACCTTCCTGGTCCGCGTGACATTGGGGAATGCCATGCCGTTTCCCGCCTTGTTCTGGATCGGTCTGGCAATCGTCGTCACCGGCGCGAGCGTAAAGGCTGCGGGCCGGTTCGGCGGCAACCGGCAGGGTGTCGCGGAGCCAGACTACGCCGCCTGA
- the galU gene encoding UTP--glucose-1-phosphate uridylyltransferase GalU, whose product MSSSKPIRKAVFPVAGLGTRFLPATKAIPKELLPIVDRPLIQYAVDEAREAGIEQMIFVTGRGKTAIVEHFDVAYELETTMESRGKDLSVLDPTRAVPGDIITVRQQVPLGLGHAIWCARAIVGDEPFAIMLPDELMVARKGGGSGCMAQMVEAYDKVGGNLISVLEVPEDEVSSYGVIDPGAQDGALTEVKGLVEKPPRDQAPSNKIVSGRYILQPEVMRILEDQEKGAGGEIQLTDAMARMIGDQAFHAVTFDGRRFDCGSKTGFVEATLALALEREDMGAQVREIAETLLRD is encoded by the coding sequence ATGAGCAGCAGCAAACCCATCCGCAAGGCGGTGTTCCCCGTGGCCGGGCTCGGCACGCGTTTCCTTCCGGCGACCAAGGCCATCCCGAAGGAATTGCTTCCCATCGTCGACCGGCCCCTGATTCAGTACGCGGTCGACGAAGCGCGGGAGGCAGGGATCGAGCAGATGATCTTCGTTACCGGGCGGGGCAAGACGGCCATCGTCGAGCATTTCGACGTCGCTTACGAACTTGAAACGACGATGGAGAGCCGCGGCAAGGATCTGAGCGTGCTCGATCCCACCCGCGCGGTGCCGGGTGATATCATTACCGTGCGCCAGCAGGTCCCGCTGGGCCTTGGCCATGCAATCTGGTGCGCGCGCGCGATCGTGGGCGACGAACCCTTCGCGATCATGCTGCCGGACGAGTTGATGGTGGCGCGCAAGGGCGGCGGCAGCGGCTGCATGGCGCAGATGGTCGAAGCCTATGACAAAGTTGGTGGCAACCTCATCTCCGTTCTCGAAGTGCCGGAAGACGAAGTGTCGAGCTATGGCGTGATCGATCCCGGCGCACAGGACGGCGCGCTGACCGAGGTGAAGGGTCTCGTGGAAAAGCCGCCACGCGATCAGGCGCCGTCGAACAAGATCGTATCCGGTCGCTACATCCTGCAACCCGAGGTGATGCGCATCCTCGAGGATCAGGAGAAGGGTGCCGGCGGCGAGATCCAGCTGACCGACGCCATGGCCCGCATGATCGGGGATCAGGCGTTCCATGCCGTGACGTTCGACGGACGCCGCTTCGATTGCGGCAGCAAGACCGGGTTCGTCGAAGCGACGCTGGCCCTTGCGCTGGAGCGCGAGGACATGGGCGCACAGGTTCGCGAAATCGCCGAAACGCTTCTTCGCGACTAG
- a CDS encoding polysaccharide biosynthesis/export family protein gives MSQYFKKALPIIALALTAPLMGCGGSIPPPGTAAYQPVEYQLAAGDRLRITVFGEESLSREYTVSSAGDLSFPLLGDLPVAGKTVTQLQSDIASGLSQGYLNDPRVNAEVLNYRPFYILGEVTRAGEYPFSDDLTVQQAVALAGGYSYRANQNEVYIRRRGSDQEETYELSSQRRVFIAPGDTIRVGERYF, from the coding sequence ATGTCCCAGTATTTCAAGAAGGCGCTGCCGATCATCGCGCTCGCGCTCACCGCGCCGCTGATGGGTTGCGGAGGCTCGATCCCGCCGCCCGGTACCGCAGCCTACCAGCCGGTCGAATACCAGCTCGCCGCGGGCGACCGGCTCAGGATCACGGTATTCGGCGAGGAGAGCCTGTCGCGCGAATACACCGTGTCCTCGGCCGGTGATCTGTCCTTTCCGCTGCTCGGCGATCTGCCGGTCGCCGGCAAGACCGTCACTCAGCTTCAGAGCGACATCGCAAGCGGCCTTTCGCAAGGCTACCTCAACGATCCACGCGTGAATGCCGAGGTGCTGAACTACCGGCCGTTCTACATCCTGGGCGAGGTTACCCGCGCCGGCGAATACCCGTTCAGCGACGATCTGACCGTGCAGCAAGCGGTCGCGCTGGCGGGTGGCTACAGTTATCGGGCGAACCAGAACGAGGTCTATATCCGCCGTCGCGGTTCGGATCAGGAAGAGACCTACGAACTCAGTTCGCAGCGGCGCGTCTTCATCGCTCCGGGCGACACGATCCGCGTGGGCGAACGCTATTTCTGA
- a CDS encoding metallophosphoesterase family protein, producing MLPFLKPRPKVPATASGERVYAIGDIHGEYELLRKLLERIASHWEASDQSATDVRLLFLGDIIDRGPASKQCLRFITQLSSLNGVTCLKGNHEDLLLRSMAGDSDAQSIWLQNGGDATLASYGIALPRSDEDSFDFGERVKAAIPRKHVAMLEAAPTHAQSGGYFFAHAGVRPGTALNRQDDFDLFFIREEFTGSTAWHGAVVVHGHSVVDEVDMRDNRIAIDTGAYRTGKLSCICLDGTSRQILTVRR from the coding sequence ATGCTGCCCTTCCTCAAACCGCGTCCCAAAGTGCCGGCCACCGCGTCAGGCGAGCGCGTCTATGCGATCGGCGACATCCATGGCGAATACGAACTGCTGAGGAAGCTGCTCGAGCGGATCGCCAGCCATTGGGAAGCCTCGGACCAGAGCGCCACCGACGTACGGCTCCTGTTCCTGGGAGACATCATCGATCGCGGGCCGGCCAGCAAGCAGTGCCTGCGCTTCATCACGCAATTATCTTCGCTCAATGGCGTGACCTGCCTCAAGGGCAATCACGAGGACCTGCTGCTTCGCTCGATGGCAGGAGACAGCGACGCGCAGAGCATCTGGTTGCAGAATGGCGGCGATGCGACACTCGCCAGCTATGGTATCGCCCTGCCCCGTTCGGACGAGGACTCGTTCGATTTCGGGGAGCGCGTGAAGGCCGCTATTCCGCGCAAGCATGTCGCCATGCTGGAAGCCGCGCCGACCCATGCGCAGAGCGGCGGCTATTTCTTCGCCCATGCCGGAGTCCGGCCAGGCACTGCATTGAACCGGCAGGACGATTTTGACCTCTTCTTCATTCGCGAGGAATTCACCGGATCGACCGCCTGGCACGGCGCGGTGGTGGTGCACGGGCACAGCGTGGTTGACGAGGTCGACATGCGCGACAACCGGATCGCGATCGATACCGGCGCCTATCGCACGGGCAAATTGTCGTGCATCTGTCTCGACGGGACCAGCCGCCAGATTTTGACGGTCCGGCGCTAG
- a CDS encoding cell wall hydrolase: MTQRPILWAAAAAFILLAIVAVAVQLYSRGEFENEEIAIANGPPPPLPQVGLPDAVAPEKELLPVEPETAREMNAARPFSSAKVVAARPFRSRLTGEDLERAITCLAIAALYEAGAGADDQLPVMQVILNRVRHPAWPNSVCAVVFQGAERQTGCQFSFTCDGSMLRWRPSASALASARTRAASMIDGKVEPRVGLATHYHTDWVLPYWSNSLDKITAVRTHLFFRWNGYWGTGAAFGGIPTSIEPRIAQLASYTNAHSVVETPLSEEEAALATGEAAVTETPSVTVATDVATRIELPQVPVLKLALDPKVQPGRWALDALEMCAGRAECRVAGWLDTAAAPARLTRETVSQTAPTFVFVQELRNRTRQAYWDCNRWPKASTSRCLSGGSQAADLLF; the protein is encoded by the coding sequence TTGACCCAACGCCCCATCCTGTGGGCCGCAGCAGCGGCCTTCATCCTGCTCGCGATCGTCGCGGTTGCAGTCCAGCTCTATTCTAGAGGGGAGTTCGAGAACGAGGAAATTGCGATCGCGAACGGCCCGCCGCCGCCTCTGCCTCAGGTCGGTTTGCCCGATGCCGTCGCGCCCGAAAAGGAATTGCTGCCGGTCGAGCCGGAGACGGCGCGCGAAATGAACGCGGCGCGGCCATTCTCGAGCGCCAAGGTGGTCGCGGCGCGACCCTTCCGCTCTCGCCTGACGGGCGAGGATCTCGAGAGGGCCATCACATGCCTCGCCATCGCCGCGTTGTACGAAGCCGGGGCCGGCGCGGACGATCAGCTCCCCGTGATGCAGGTCATTCTGAACCGCGTGCGGCATCCCGCCTGGCCCAATTCGGTCTGCGCGGTCGTGTTCCAAGGCGCCGAGCGGCAGACGGGGTGCCAGTTCAGCTTTACCTGCGACGGATCTATGCTGCGCTGGCGCCCATCCGCGTCGGCACTCGCCAGCGCCAGGACGCGAGCGGCATCCATGATCGACGGCAAGGTGGAACCGCGCGTCGGCCTCGCTACTCATTACCACACCGACTGGGTGCTCCCATACTGGAGCAACAGTCTCGACAAGATAACCGCGGTGCGCACCCATCTGTTCTTCCGCTGGAACGGCTATTGGGGCACGGGCGCGGCATTCGGAGGTATTCCGACCAGCATCGAGCCTCGCATCGCCCAATTGGCGAGCTACACGAATGCGCATTCGGTGGTTGAAACTCCCTTGTCGGAGGAGGAAGCTGCACTGGCAACCGGTGAAGCCGCGGTAACGGAGACGCCGTCGGTGACGGTCGCGACCGATGTCGCGACGCGGATCGAACTGCCGCAGGTGCCAGTGCTGAAACTGGCCCTCGATCCCAAGGTACAACCAGGTCGCTGGGCGCTCGATGCGTTGGAAATGTGCGCCGGTCGCGCGGAATGCCGGGTGGCTGGCTGGCTGGATACGGCGGCGGCGCCTGCGCGATTGACTCGCGAGACCGTCTCGCAGACCGCGCCGACTTTCGTTTTCGTCCAGGAGCTGCGCAACCGCACGAGGCAAGCCTACTGGGACTGCAATCGCTGGCCCAAGGCTTCGACCAGCCGGTGCCTGTCCGGCGGATCGCAGGCCGCGGACCTGCTGTTCTAG
- a CDS encoding glycosyltransferase family 2 protein produces MSVLAIIPCLDEAANLERLLNQMLRDPSIDLIVVADGGSTDGSRTIVERYEAAGKPVRLLDNPDRIQSAGVNLAVRRFGSRFDWILRIDAHCEYPDGYAAILLEAAKARDASAVVVPMTTRGRDGFQLAVAAAQNSVLGTGGSAHRHLGERRFVEHGHHALMDRALFERLGGYCEAMPCNEDAEFDHRQAAAGGRILLEPEAALIYFPRRTPLALWRQYFRYGVGRARTVRRHRTGLRLRQALPLAVPAALALALLSPISWLFAVPAIAWLLLSLGAGILVGHRTGGGWRYASGVAAGIMHLGWACGFLTEWLTRPAQGEPRYGFPRSATRVGADAAPVRR; encoded by the coding sequence ATGAGCGTTCTGGCCATCATTCCCTGTCTCGACGAGGCAGCCAATCTCGAGCGTCTGCTGAACCAGATGCTGCGGGACCCCTCGATCGACCTGATCGTGGTCGCCGATGGAGGCAGCACCGACGGCAGCCGCACCATCGTCGAGCGCTACGAGGCGGCCGGCAAGCCGGTCCGCCTGCTCGACAATCCGGATCGGATTCAAAGCGCGGGCGTCAATCTTGCGGTGCGGCGCTTCGGCAGTCGCTTCGACTGGATTCTGCGGATCGACGCCCATTGCGAATATCCGGATGGCTACGCCGCCATTCTGCTCGAAGCTGCTAAGGCGCGGGATGCGAGCGCGGTCGTTGTACCGATGACCACCCGCGGTCGCGATGGGTTTCAGCTGGCCGTGGCCGCGGCGCAGAACAGCGTCCTCGGCACCGGCGGATCGGCGCATCGCCATTTGGGAGAGCGGCGTTTCGTCGAACACGGCCATCACGCACTGATGGACCGCGCCTTGTTCGAACGGCTGGGCGGCTATTGCGAAGCGATGCCCTGCAACGAGGATGCCGAGTTCGACCACCGCCAGGCGGCGGCCGGTGGCCGCATCCTCCTGGAGCCCGAAGCGGCGCTGATTTACTTTCCCCGGCGCACACCGCTCGCGCTGTGGCGGCAATATTTTCGGTATGGCGTAGGCCGGGCGCGTACCGTGAGGCGTCATCGCACCGGCCTGCGACTGCGGCAGGCGCTTCCGCTGGCCGTTCCTGCTGCGCTGGCGCTGGCTCTGTTATCTCCGATCAGTTGGCTGTTCGCGGTTCCGGCGATCGCGTGGCTCTTGCTCAGCCTTGGCGCAGGCATCCTCGTCGGTCATCGTACCGGTGGCGGCTGGCGCTATGCCTCCGGAGTGGCCGCAGGCATCATGCATCTTGGTTGGGCGTGCGGGTTTCTTACAGAATGGCTGACCCGCCCTGCGCAAGGCGAACCGCGCTATGGCTTCCCGCGCTCCGCTACTCGCGTCGGCGCGGACGCTGCCCCGGTTCGGCGCTGA
- a CDS encoding outer membrane beta-barrel protein — MRPRIEFDVEGIDNVFASDVVDRNDVTLSLRPAVLVSDRRPDRELTLNLDAAFATFLDNTVSDRVQIGADGLGRFGLGTRTRPFVGFSFRQNDTQSRQFPDLSLTAQPIRLTSIGGNAGVDQEFGPITATAEARYQNTSYRDEIIGDSLNLIPGFEDFEVASGRLRLAYSVNPAQRIYVEGEINDRKFDVNPGSIGAVPGLLVNRSSDGFGLRAGYARQITEILLFDANVGYLRQQYDDPAISTVSSFSFDADLVYSPSRLTRVRLSAGRSIDDTVNQFFNGLLRTEVGLGVEHELRRDFLLSAEGRYSTIDPRASGGATASDIEEFQLSGSARYLISPSWTARFRLSYFDRNATFGGSQLRGLLGLTYYF, encoded by the coding sequence GTGCGTCCGCGCATCGAATTCGATGTCGAGGGTATAGACAATGTATTCGCTTCGGACGTCGTCGACAGGAACGATGTCACATTGTCCCTGCGCCCGGCGGTGCTGGTGAGCGATCGACGTCCCGACCGCGAATTGACACTCAATCTCGACGCGGCCTTCGCAACCTTTCTTGACAACACCGTTTCCGACCGGGTCCAGATCGGTGCCGACGGCCTTGGTCGCTTCGGCCTCGGGACGCGGACTCGTCCCTTTGTCGGCTTCAGTTTCCGGCAGAACGATACGCAAAGCCGCCAGTTTCCTGATTTGTCGCTGACCGCTCAGCCCATCAGGCTGACGTCGATCGGTGGCAATGCGGGTGTGGATCAGGAATTCGGGCCCATCACCGCCACCGCCGAGGCGCGTTATCAGAACACCAGCTACCGCGACGAAATAATCGGCGACTCGCTCAACCTCATTCCAGGCTTCGAAGATTTCGAAGTCGCGAGCGGTCGGTTGCGGCTCGCCTATTCGGTCAACCCGGCGCAGCGAATCTACGTCGAGGGCGAGATCAACGACCGTAAGTTCGACGTGAACCCCGGCAGCATCGGAGCCGTGCCTGGTCTGCTGGTAAACCGATCATCCGACGGGTTTGGCTTGCGGGCGGGCTATGCGCGTCAGATTACCGAGATTCTGCTGTTCGACGCGAATGTAGGCTATTTGCGCCAGCAATATGACGATCCGGCGATCTCGACCGTCTCCTCTTTTTCCTTCGACGCCGACCTCGTCTACAGCCCGAGCCGGCTGACGCGCGTCCGCTTGAGCGCCGGGCGTTCGATCGACGACACGGTCAATCAGTTTTTCAACGGCCTACTCCGGACAGAAGTGGGTCTTGGTGTAGAGCACGAACTGCGCCGTGACTTTCTGTTGTCGGCGGAAGGACGCTACAGCACCATCGATCCGCGCGCATCGGGAGGCGCGACCGCGTCGGATATCGAGGAATTCCAACTCTCGGGATCGGCTCGCTATCTCATTTCGCCGTCCTGGACGGCACGCTTCAGATTGTCATACTTTGACCGCAACGCGACGTTTGGAGGATCGCAGCTACGCGGGTTGTTAGGACTTACCTACTATTTCTAG